gcgcgcgcgcgcgcacacataCAATGATGGTTTAGCAGAGGCCATGATTACTGTAGCTGGCTGACCTTGGATGGTGAAGTTATGGGCATCATGACACCATGTTTTAAGGGTGGTCCCACACATGTTTTCAGGCTCCAGTATATACTTGAATACCGTATCATCAATGTGAGTTCGCTAGCAATTCATTTGAAATGGCAGTGCCTGAGCCTCATTAAGGCAGCATTCTAGTTGGGCCGCTGGCTGCTCCTAATTCGCCATCAATATTGAATTGAATCGGTAAATATTAAAGCATGCCCCTCCAccagattttttatttatcaacgCCAATTTTTTGAATGGTTCGACCGCGATTCGCCGCTAAGGAAAGAAACACAAAAAGGCCCATGTTTTCAAACTAGACGACTTTGTGGCCTTCCATATAATATATGATTTGAAACCATGTTGCTTGCCACATGGTCAATTCGTCAATGGAGTGTCGCTAAAagaatcttttccttttctttttcttttttttttttctgtgccGGGGGGTGGAGGTATTAAAAGACATGCCTAAAATAATAGTCCCACGTTTTAGAAGGGCTTCTTCCTCTTCTAAGAGAGGAATTGGGTAACTTCAACCTGAATTTatggagatattttgtaatttttatttattattccaGATTTATGTGAtttgttttttatataaataatttattttattgtattcAGTTATCAGTGACGTTAAaaagaataagataaatttCATTCTAACTTCTCGGGCCCTAATTTAATATGGTTcctgtaaaatttaaatttgacatttgAAACTTATTAAAGTTAGCATTGTTTGAACAAGTCTGTTAATGATATTAAACTCCAAGCTAACAAAAAAGGTAATTAAAAAAACACCCCTTCCAAACTATAAGAGTCAAGGTgcaatttatctaaaaaaataaataaataaatacatcaacACCCACTAATCAAAATagtttaacaaaattaaaatttaataattttatttgtttattttattattattgagagCCTACAACCAATGCACGAGTAAAAACTCACCTAAACATAAATAATCATTCATAAATTATGTACACCTAACAAACAGAAAAACAGTTGTATGTAAATTTACATACTGAAAactttaaaaatcttaaatatataaGAACTAATTATATTCTCTCACTATTACTGTAGGCTGATATCAAGCGATATGTTCCCTCATCTTTAAGAGTCTACTAGCCTACCCTATGCATGTTTCAAGGATCTCCAAAAAGGAAAAGACCAAACAGAAAAAGGGGTTCGGCCAGCGCTGGTGTGCCCTGTGATTGGCACACAGAAAAGTTGTTAAAAGATCCCTGCACAAACGGAATGCCCACATGAGGCATAATGCATTCCCAGTGATGAATTATTGATTACTATTATTTGTAAAGGGAGATCTATATATGGTGCTCTGATCGCACATGTCCCCCCAAGTGTGTATCAGCTAAACTAATGGCCTTAAACTCTCATTATTCAGAAGCATGTTTAAAGAAATAAGCATGCCCTTAATGGCTCTGCATTAAACTAAAAGCAGGAGGGGGGGGAAAAGCTGAGATTTCATTAGATAATGAGCAATAAAAATAAACAGGTCAGCGAACCAGATTGGATGCGATCTAAAGAGGATTTAATGCAACCCCAATCTATAGAAAATAACAAATGTGATTGATCAAGAAAATCTATAAAGGCGTTTCATTTGTCCAGTTCTATTACATGtgaaaatttatctttgttgattttttttattaaatgataattaaaCAATGTCTCCAAATACCTGATTTTTGGaaacaaaatattctttttcttattttgaaaacattatcgaatgaaaataaaaaaaattactttcaaTTTCATGATTCTGATTTCAAAACAACAAATACTAGAActcccaaaaacatgaaaaaacaCAAAATCATACTAAACAAGCCATAGATGTGAGTTAACAGGTAAATTTTACACAACATGCTAGCTTTTAATATAATCATCACTGgcacattaattatttaaattatttgagataatatCATCGACTctcttatatttaaatatgtgAAAAGTAGCCTAAACCACCGCTAAAATAATCACAAAACATTAAGTTTGAACCTAAGATTTCAATTGTAGATACCAAACGTATCAATGGAGAGCCCCCACCATGGTGGCGTACATTTTATACTTTCTCTAAATCAAGAGTTGCAAAAAGTTGAAAAGTACACATATTATAAAAGTTCTCACAAAGATGAGAAATAGTCCATGTTCCCAAGTCATATATGAACTGCTAACAACACCATAATCCTCTCGGACCTGTTAATTAAAGACTTCTCATTCGTTCAGACTGATACTGCTATATAGCCGTCTTCAGAGCTTCAACACATCCTTCCATTTGAAAAGGCTTTGTTAAGGAAGCCCCATCTTCCCATATATATAGGCATTTTTATATGTATGGATGGATGCCCAGAAagtagacttttttttttaattctctaCATCTCCGATGATTTTCTCCAATATTATTGTACTTGGTCCGTGATTTAGTTCTTTTCTAAGTTGTCAAATCATGTTCCTGACACGCCAAATTCTAGTTTTGGGGTGTTCGATCGTGGTGGTGGTGTGTTTGGTTCTTCGATTTTTGTACAGGATTTCTCTACTGTATGTTGTTACAAAGTGGTGGCGATCGGTTGAAGATAGCTTTCATGTTTACCAGTTCTACAAGATTTCGCAATTCAACGAATATATGCAGGAAAATCAGCTTCACCGGAAAGTGTTGGCGTACCTGAATTCTTTGGCTTCCGTGGAAGATTCCGATTCAGTGAAACTTTTGTCCGGTAACAAGTCGAACGAAATCAGCCTGGTTCTCGATCCAAACCAGACCGTAACCGACACCTTTCTCAGCGCTAGGTTATACTGGAGGAACGAGAAGTGCGATGGCGATGGCTCGAGAGCGTTGGTTCTGAAGGTCCGGCGAAGCGACAAGCGTCGGATTCTCCGTCCGTACTTGCAGCACATTCACGCGGTGTATGATGAGATCGAGCAGCGGCGGAAGGAGGTGAGATTGTACGTAAACGCAGAGGCGGAGCCGGAGAGGAACGGCCGGTGGAGATCGGTGGCGTTCACGCATCCGGCGACAATCGAGACGGTGGCGATGGATCCGGACACTAAGAACAAGGTCAAGTCCGACCTCGAAACGTTCCTCAAGTCGAAGCAGTACTATCATCGCGTCGGCCGCGTCTGGAAGAGGAGCTACCTCCTGTACGGCCCTTCCGGCACCGGAAAATCGAGCTTCGTCGCTGGAATGGCCAAGTTCCTCTGCTACGACATCTACGACATCGATCTATCAAGAGTCAGCGACGACTCGGATCTCAAGATGCTACTGTTGCAGACCAGCAACAAGTCAATGATCTTGATCGAAAATCTCGATCG
This genomic stretch from Diospyros lotus cultivar Yz01 chromosome 1, ASM1463336v1, whole genome shotgun sequence harbors:
- the LOC127790570 gene encoding AAA-ATPase At2g46620-like, with translation MFLTRQILVLGCSIVVVVCLVLRFLYRISLLYVVTKWWRSVEDSFHVYQFYKISQFNEYMQENQLHRKVLAYLNSLASVEDSDSVKLLSGNKSNEISLVLDPNQTVTDTFLSARLYWRNEKCDGDGSRALVLKVRRSDKRRILRPYLQHIHAVYDEIEQRRKEVRLYVNAEAEPERNGRWRSVAFTHPATIETVAMDPDTKNKVKSDLETFLKSKQYYHRVGRVWKRSYLLYGPSGTGKSSFVAGMAKFLCYDIYDIDLSRVSDDSDLKMLLLQTSNKSMILIENLDRHLAEKSTAVSFSGILNFMDGIFSCCGDERVMVFTMNGNDQIDPTVLRPGRIDVHVHFPLCDFASFKSLANNYLGLKEHKLFAQVEEIIQTGSTLSPAEIGEIMISNRTSPSRALKSVISALQINGERNRLSGQGSQRLTESSARRVVEECGEPGSIFCGEGVNTMKEFKNFYGLLRMRSSRKSSSDLDAAEKEN